The Sphingopyxis sp. BE259 nucleotide sequence CCTGATCGGTCCGATCCAGACCGGTCTGGGCTGGAGCGTCGCGCGGGTCGAGGATGTCACGACGCGCCCGGCGCGCAGCCTGGCCGACGCCAGCGCCGACATTCGCACCGAGCTTGGCAAGAACAAGGCCAATGAAGCGATCGTCGATTATTATAATTCAATTCAGGATGCGGTGAACGGCGGCGCGGCGATCGAGGAAATTGCCGCCGACCGCAAGCTCGCGCTGGCCACGACACCGGCGTTGCTGCCCAGCGGCCGTGTGCCCGGCCAGCCTGCCTTTGCCTTGGCGCCCGAACTCGCGCCACTGGTGAGCCAGGCGTTCCAGGGCGGATCCGAAGGCGAAGGCCAGCTCGCGACGCTGGTCGAAAACGAAAAATTCGCCGTCTATGCGGTGAAATCGATCATCGCCGCGGCGCCGCCGCCCTTTGCACAGATCCGCGCAGATCTGCTGACCGACTGGCGGTTCGCGCAAGGGCAAAAGATCGCCCGCGACAAGGCCCGCGCGATCGTCAAGGCGGTCGAAGGTGGCAAAAGCCTGCCCGACGCGGTCGCGGCAGCGGGACCGAATATCGGCAATGTTCAGACCATTGGCGGTCGCCGCGCCGAACTGGGCGCTGGCGGCAAGCCGGTTCCGCCCGAACTCGCGCTGCTCTTTTCGATGGCCAAGGACAGCGTCAAGACGCTCGAAATTCCTGGCAATCGCGGGTGGATGGTGATCGCGCTCGCCGATGTGCAGCGGCCCGATCCCAAATCGATCGATCCGGCCCGCGTTGCCGGTATTGCCCAGCCGCTCGCCCCGGCCTTTGGCAACGAACTGGTCGAGCAGCTGGCCCGCGAAGCCAAGCGCCGCGCCGGAGTGACGATCAACAAGGATCTCGTCGAACAGCTGCGCAAAGAACTCACCGGCACCGCGCCGGTCGCCGAATAGGGCGTGAGCCTGGAGGGCAGAGCTGCCGCGCTCGAAGCGCTGGCACAGGGCCGCGGCGCAGTCGTGTGGCAGCGGCTGATCGCCGATGTCGAAACCCCGGTGTCGGCGGCGCTCAAGCTGATCGAGCCGGGACGCGGCGACTGGGTGCTCGAATCGGTCGAAAGCGGCGAAACGCGCGGGCGCTACAGCCTGATCGGACTCGACCCCGACCTGATGTTCGAAGTCACCGGCGACGCGGCGCGGATCAACCGCGACTGGCGCCGCAACCGCGATGCTTTTGTGCCGCTCTCTGCCCCCGCGCTTCAGGCGCTGCGCGACCTCGGCGCCGAATGCCGCTTCGACGTGCCCGATGGCCTGCCCAAGGCGCTGGCGACGCTCGTCGGCTTCTTCGCTTATGAAACGATCGGGCTGGTCGAGCGCATCGCGCGCGCGCCGGGAACCGGGCTCGGCTTGCCCGAAATGATCTTCGTGCGCCCGACGACGATCCTTGTCTTTGACCGTCTCGCCGACGAATTGTTCCTGATCGCGCCCATCTGGCCCGATCCCGACGGCGCGATCGACCGGATGATCGAGGCGGCGCAGGACCGGCTCGATAGCATCGCCGCACGTCTGTCCAGCGCCAACGTCCACGCCGACCGCGCGATTACCGCGGCGCTCCCCGCCGACATCGGACCGCATGCCGCAACCACCCCCGCGCAGTTCGCCGCGATGGTTGCCGCCGCCAAGGATTATATCGCCGCGGGCGACATTTTTCAGGTTGTGCTGTCGCAGCGTTTCTCGACCCCCTTCGACCTGCCGCCGTTCGATCTCTATCGCGCGCTGCGCCGCATCAACCCCTCGCCCTTCCTCTATTTCCTCGACCTGCCCGGCTTTGCGCTGATCGGATCGTCGCCCGAGATATTGGTTCGCGTCCGCGACGGCGAGATCACCATTCGCCCGATTGCTGGAACCCGCCCGCGCGGCCGCACCAGCGCCGAGGATGTTGAAAACCGCGACAGCCTGCTCGCCGATCCCAAGGAACGCGCCGAACATCTGATGCTGCTCGACCTCGGCCGCAACGATGTCGGCCGCGCCGCGGTGGGCGGCAGCGTGGTCGTCACCGACAGCTACACGGTCGAATTTTACAGCCATGTCATGCACATCGTGTCGAACGTCGTCGGCCGCATCGCCCCCGAGAAGGACGCGATCGACGCGCTGTTCGCGGGCTTTCCCGCGGGCACCGTCAGCGGCGCCCCCAAGGTCCGCGCCTGCCAGATCATCGCCGAACTAGAGGCTGACGCGCGCGGGCCTTACGCGGGCGGCGTCGGCTATTTTGCGCCCGACGGCAATATGGACAGCTGCATCGTCCTCAGAACCGCGATCGTCAAGGACGGCGAAATGCATGTCCAGGCGGGTGCCGGCATCGTCGCCGACAGCGACCCCGCCTATGAGCAGCGCGAGTGCGAGGCCAAGGCGGGCGCCTTGTTCGCCGCCGCCCGCGAAGCGGTGCGGCTGGCGGGAACCCCGGGATATGGGCAATAGCTTGACCTGAACCGGGCGGGCGTTAGCGTCGCGCCATGCGCAAAATCCTCGCCCCACTCGCCCTGCTGCTCACCAGCGTTCCCGCCCACGCCCAGACGCCGACGCCTGCGGGCGCGGCGGAAGGCGACGCAATCCTCAAGGATTTCGCCTTCGCCAGCGGCGAAAAACTGCCTGAGCTCAAGATGCACTATACGACGCTCGGCACGCCGCAGCGCGATGCGAAGGGGCATGTCACCAATGCGGTGATGATCCTCCACGGCACCGGCGGCACCGGCAAGCAATTCTTCCAGCCGCAATTTGCCAGTGAACTGTTCGGCCGCGGCCAGCTGCTCGACACCGCGAAATATTACGTCATCCTGCCCGACAATATCGGCCATGGCGGCTCGTCGAAACCGAGCGACGGCCTCAGGATGAAATTCCCGCAATATGACTATGACGACATGGTCGCCGCGCAGCACCGGATGCTCACCGAAAAACTGGGGGTGCATAAACTCAAGCTGATCCTCGGCACCTCCATGGGCTGCATGCACGCCTTTGTCTGGGGCACCAC carries:
- a CDS encoding chorismate-binding protein, yielding MSLEGRAAALEALAQGRGAVVWQRLIADVETPVSAALKLIEPGRGDWVLESVESGETRGRYSLIGLDPDLMFEVTGDAARINRDWRRNRDAFVPLSAPALQALRDLGAECRFDVPDGLPKALATLVGFFAYETIGLVERIARAPGTGLGLPEMIFVRPTTILVFDRLADELFLIAPIWPDPDGAIDRMIEAAQDRLDSIAARLSSANVHADRAITAALPADIGPHAATTPAQFAAMVAAAKDYIAAGDIFQVVLSQRFSTPFDLPPFDLYRALRRINPSPFLYFLDLPGFALIGSSPEILVRVRDGEITIRPIAGTRPRGRTSAEDVENRDSLLADPKERAEHLMLLDLGRNDVGRAAVGGSVVVTDSYTVEFYSHVMHIVSNVVGRIAPEKDAIDALFAGFPAGTVSGAPKVRACQIIAELEADARGPYAGGVGYFAPDGNMDSCIVLRTAIVKDGEMHVQAGAGIVADSDPAYEQRECEAKAGALFAAAREAVRLAGTPGYGQ